The following nucleotide sequence is from Mytilus trossulus isolate FHL-02 chromosome 9, PNRI_Mtr1.1.1.hap1, whole genome shotgun sequence.
attccgctttcccatgaaaataatgtatccattacttccatCACGTCAcaattcaattccgccttcccatgaaaataatgtatccattacttccatCACGACATAATTAAATTCCGCCTTCTCATGAAAATAATGACTCCATTACTTCCATCacgacataattcaattccgccttcccatgaaaataatgtatccattacttccatCACGACATAATTCAATTCTGCCTTaattcccatgaaaataatgtatccattacttccatcacgacataattcaattccgccatcccataaaaataatgtatccattacttccatcacgtcataattcaattccgccttcccatgaaaataatgtatccgttacttccatcacgacataattcaattctgctttcccatgaaaataatgtatccgttacttccatcacgacataattcaattcagccttcccatgaaaataatgtaaccattacttccatcacgacataattcaattcctctttcccatgaaaataatgtatctattacttccatcacgatatatttcaattccacctttccatgaaaataatgtatccattacttccatcacgacataattcaattccgccttcccatgaaaataatgtatccattacttccatcacgacataattcaattccgctttcccatgaaaataatgtatccattacctCCACATTACCTCCATCATGACACAATTCAATTCCACCTTCCCATGAAattaatgtatccattacttccatcacgacataattcaattccgcctccccatgaaaataatgtatccattacttccatcacgacataattcaattccgctttcccatgaaaataatgttaccattacttccatcacgatatatttcaattccaccttcccatgaaaataatgtatccattacctTCATCAAgacataattcaattccgccttcccatgaaaatactgtatccattacttccatcacgacataattcaattccgctttcccatgaaaataatgtatccattacttccatCACGTCAcaattcaattccgccttcccatgaaaataatgtatccattacttccatcacgacataattcaattccatcttttcatgaaaataatgtatccattacttccatctcgatatatttcaattccgccatcccatgaaaataatgtatccattacttccatcacgacataattcaattccgccttcccttgaaaataatgtatccataacttccatcacgacataattcaattccgctttcccatgaaaataatgactccattacttccatcacgacataattcaattccgccttcccatgaaaataatgtatccattacttccatcacgacataattcaattccgccttcccatgaaaataatgtatccattacttccatcacgacataattcaattccgccttcccatgaaaataatgtatccattacttccatCACGTCAcaattcaattccgccttcccatgaaaataatgtatccattacttccatCACGACATAATTCAATTCTGCCtttccatgaaaataatgtatccattactttcatctcgatatatttcaattccgccatcccatgaaaataatgtatccattacttccatcacgacatatttcaattccgccttcccatgaaaataatgtatccattacttccatcacgacataattcaattccgccttcccatgaaaataatgtatccattacttccatcacgacatatttcaattccgccttcccatgaaaataatgtatccattacttccatcacgacatatttcaattccgccttcccatgaaaataatgtatccataacttccatcacgacataattcaattccgccttcccatgaaaataatgtatccattacttccatcacgacataattcaattccgccttcccatgaaaataatgtatccattacttccatcacgacataattcaattccgccttcccatgaaaataatgtttccATAACTTCCATCacgacataattcaattccgctttcccatgaaaataatgactccattacttccatcacgacataattcaattccgccttcccatgaaaataatgtatccattacttccatcacgacattattcaattccgccttcccatgaaaataatgtatccattacttccatcacgacataattcaattccgccttcccatgaaaataatgtatccattacttccatcacgacataattcaattccgccttcccatgaaaataatgtatccattacttccatcacgacataattcaattccgccttcccatgaaaataatgtatccattacttccatcacgacatatttcaattccgccttcccatgaaaataatgtatccattacttccatcacgacataattcaattccgccttcccatgaaaataatgtatccattacttccatcacgacataattcaattccgccttcccatgaaaataatgtatccattacttccatcacgacataattcaattccgccttcccatgaaaataatgtatccattacttccatcacgacataattcaattccgccttcccatgaaaataatgtttccATAACTTCCATCacgacataattcaattccgctttcccatgaaaataatgactccattacttccatcacgacataattcaattccgccttcccatgaaaataatgtatccattacttccatcacgacattattcaattccgccttcccatgaaaataatgtatccattacttccatcacgacatatttcaattccgccttcccatgaaaataatgtatccattacttccatcacgacatatttcaattccgccttcccatgaaaaaaatgtatccattacttccatcacgacataatttaattccgccttcccatgaaaataatgtatccattacttccatcacgacataattcaattccgccttcccatgaaaataatgtatccattacttccatcacgacataattcaattccgccttcccatgaaaataatgtatccattacttccatCACGTCAcaattcaattccgccttcccatgaaaataatgtatccattacttccatCACGACATAATTCAATTCTGCCtttccatgaaaataatgtatccattactttcatctcgatatatttcaattccgccatcccatgaaaataatgtatccattacttccatcacgacatatttcaattccgccttcccatgaaaataatgtatccattacttccatcacaacataattcaattccgccttcccatgaaaataatgtatccattacttccatcacgacatatttcaattccgccttcccatgaaaataatgtatccattacttccatCACGACATATTTCAATTCtgccttcccatgaaaataatgtatccattacttccatcacgacataattcaattccgccttcccatgaaaataatgtatccattacttccatcacgacataaatcaattccgccttcccatgaaaataatgtatccataacttccatcacgacataattcaattccgctttcccatgaaaataatgactccattacttccatcacgacataattcaattccgccttcccatgaaaataatgtatccattacttccatcacgacatatttcaattccgccttcccatgaaaataatgtatccattacttccatcacgacataattcaattccgccttcccatgaaaataatgtatccattacttcatcacgatataattcaattccgccttcccatgaaaataatgtatccattacttcattACGATATATTTCCATTCCGCcatcccatgaaaataatgtatccattacttcatcacgatataattcaattccgccttcccatgaaaataatgtatccattacttcatcACGATTTCATCAAAATCACGATCCCGGGTTCTGTGTTTCTCAACCACTATCCAGTCTATCAGAAACATTCTGAAATTAAACTGAAGAAAGGATTAAAATAcctgaaaaaaagtattaattatTATACATAGATATTAcagtgtatttttcttttttttttttttttttattttatattttttttttttttttttttttttttatataaaagtagaATGTTTGTCACCACCAAATTATCAGAGACCATCTTTCCAACACAttacttcaaattaaaattaaatatattgcaggttacttttgatattaattaacaaacatgaaataataaaaacgaattttatgttattttttatcacaAATCTGCAATGTTTTGTGTTTGAGTGCCAATAAAATATCTCAATAAAATGTTACTTTAAACTTTCAGGGGATAAACTAATGactgaaacattaaaaaatatagactTTTGCATAAAATACCAAGTAATGTGAGGAAACCAATCGTATGCAGGAAAAGCTCAGTTGTAGTGACATTTATTCTCAGTATTACTAGTGACAGATAAGTACTGAAACTGGTACTTACAAGAGATCTAAACACCTCTACAACTATAACCAGTTCACTGGACAATTGTAagttctgaaataaaacaagtatgGACGTCATGCAGTCAGATAAAGCAGAGGTATCTACTGCCCAACTGtagggaaaaaatatttttacaagtgtatatatgtcattatgttttACTTTACTATACTGTCAACTCCAAGGTGTTTTTTTGTTGGTGATTGTCATATTTCTTTGCTtctgtgatttttttgtgtgtgaattttttgtgtgtgaattCGTTGTGTGTGATTTCATTGTGTGTGTACTTCTAGTgttgattttttgtgtgtgaatttttagtgtgtgaattttttgtgtatgaattttttaaaagtgtgtgAATTTTCAAGTCAGTTGTATATTGTATGTTTACTCAATTTTGGCTCCTCCGTCgtaattattgcaatgttaaccaattatgtcaataaaaaaaacaaataaaacaaataccacTGGTTTTCAATTTGTTCAGGTTGTCATAATGGAGTGGACCATTTGACTTAACCAGGTTTTATAGATTCCCCCTTTTTGAATTTACCATGAAGTCTATGTAAATAGATATGACACTATGGAATGATTTTTAAGGTCATATTCAAAGAGGAGACCCTCAAGGTTGATCAGGGATGTCAAGGTCAGAGTCATGCCCTTCAGAACGATGTTCATAATACAGCATctatactaaaataaaaacctttaaataactggtatgaagaaaaagttatgaaaatttaaaaaattaaattatgaaagctaaagacaaaacaaaaattgaataaattcattaatattgaacagTTATACATTTAATCTGTCTCTAAATTTGACATTAACCAATTTTTCCTtaaatagtattttttcctaGCTCAGAAATACCAATTCTGTTCTGAAAATTACTAGAATTATAAAATTCCTAAATAACTTTCCTCCACAGAACAGTACACAATACCCTTAAGATATCTGTCTCTCTGCTCTCTATTATTATCtcgttcattcattcattcattcattcacaCATCTTCCAGACAACCTATTTAGGAAGTATCATGTTAGTTATCCCACCCAGGTTAGTTCTTGATACTTTGTGAAAAAATGGTTTAATATTGATGTACTAGACATGGAGGGTTGATTAAACAAGAAGTTTCATTTACCAGGTTTCCAGGTGTATGGTGCATTCAGAGCTAATTAAGAAaggtgttattttattttacattttacaaaatagtttagaaaaaatccaaattaaaataagtcatgtttatcaaaaagaaaaagaaagatattgTAGGATGGCAACGAAAACTGGGAGAACATAAACATCTGACCGTGGGAATTTGAGATTTTTCTGATCTCAATGATTTACTGATTCGTTTCAGTTGTATGTTGTCTCTACATCttctatatagttttttttctccaCAAAACAGATCTgtcttgctgataatttttatttttttttcacaaatttttctctctctataatagtttttattctatatctctataatatagttttaaaatttttctctctctatactctttttttttctatctattttttttctatctatagACTGTATATGTCCAAAATATGGTAACAAAAAAAGGTCATTAAAAGGGTAACAactcaaaaaaatgttgactGACAAGGTTGATGATGGATACCAAATttcttctatgtttttttttctaaatctgaTCCATATCAAATTTGAAGGTGTGCGTTACTGATAAAGTCAGGTGTGTTGAGTTCAATGATGATGGTATGTGACAATTATAAGTTTTACCTTGGGCGAAATCCCGAATTCTCACCGAAATCACTTGTGATTCTGAATGTTTTTGCTGTACAAAATTAATACTCTATTTCTATGATTACTGTACATATGAAGGTCTCTGATATCCTAATGATGATAACATACTACAACAACATTATACATCTACCTTTGGTAACATACAATGTCTGACTTAactaaaaattgtataaaacaatcatgcttttatttacacatatatacatatatatacaaagaaagTAAGAGTAGAGTACTTGGGTAGAGGGGGGACTCAGGGAGTAAGACTAAGGGCAGGTTTACTTCTATCTTTTTAtagttttcatttttgccaGAGAATTCCTAACCTGTTATGACCTATTAAAAGACCAAACCGTCAATAAGTGTTCAAGATACAATCATCACTAAAACATCAACCAACCTATCAGTCAATACCATCAGTCATTCATTACTTGTCAAGTAATCTGGGGGCAACTGGTCATAAGGgacaaaactaacaaaaatacaaatgtgaACCTACTCTTCAACGACACACAATACTAAGCTGAAACATCCGACACCTCAAACTGTACCCTCTAAAGGTCCTCCAAAAACCATTCAGACAATGACTCTTCATGAAATGCCTCCTGAACCAAACTCTCCTCATAGCTGCTCTGCCTTCCTCGTCCCAAATCACAACTCTATCCTGCTCATCAGTAAAGACCTCGTCATCCTCTAGAGACAGCTCTTCCACATCACCCACACCTTCTTCTAAATCCAAAGGACCACAGCAAGGTAAAACCCTGGAGATTACATACTGCATCTGCAGATTTCGACCCTCACTTTCCAAGTTTGCGCCAAACATCTGCAGAGTCTCATCATCACTCTCCAACCTTTGTTTTACCTCACTATAATCCTCGGATAGGGCCTCCACCTCATCGGAAACTTCAATAACCCTCCTTTCCAGATCCTCCCACCACTCATCAGCCTGCTGCTGCTCCTGATCCCAGGTTGAGAAAAGGTCAGCATCATCTGTGTCGAAAACCAACTCATGTTCCTCTTTCTCCTCAAACACCGCTGTATCGTTTTCAACAGTGTCATCCAAAGTAGAAATGACTTCTACCTCAAATGGCATTGCTGAAAACAATGCAACACAGGGTGCTTCCACCAAACACTGCTCCGGGTCAGCAGCCCTTGGTAGCTCAGGAGACTCTACCACAGGGGAAGGAACATCACGACACATACCTTGAACCTGGGGTGACATCTCTGGCTCAACACATGGTCTAACCGAAGGACCATACGGACACAGACCTACTAAGTCTACGAACTCTCTCACTATACATAGTATACCAATCATTTTCTTGCTTTTCTTGTCGTTTTGTCTGAAAATacagaaaagtaaaattatCTTAGtgatgtttgttaattttatagaCAACAGTAAGTTCGCAGAGCCCAGCCTGATACAACTGCAGTAgacgaaccctgaacagtttgcAAGTTGGACAAAAATACTTGAAAAAGGGGTTGTGGTTGTGAGAGAAAGGGGGGAGCGGggttagacttgtagtttcaaaGGACGtttgataaaaaagaaacatatccCTATAAATACCAATAATGAAGGTAATAATCAAAATGTTCTTTCATTCCCCAAAACTGGGGAAGATCAGTTATTGATTGTGTGTTGAATTCATGTAAGGTCCAGGGACAAATGTTTGagttcaatatacaaaaatagaattttatggGGGGGTATGTTTTTTATTCCTCTAAAAAGATATTATTAATATCCTCGATttggtgaatttttttttttatcgggtcaagcagatgacaaaaaaaattctgaatccAGATTTCCCCCATAACTTtaatagtgttaaatattgagagaaaaaaatgatagaaagCGTTGAAAAAAGGCAGAACAAGACTGTGCATTAACAACTTTTCAGATGGAAGTTAATGTACTAGCTGGTTTAAGCTCCTCCACTTCTTTGCTTTTCAAACGAGAAGTTCTCTATGGCAGGATTGGAGAGTGAAATAACTAAAAAATTATTCAGTTAACGCACTCTACTAAAAATAACCTAGTTAACTCACCAGAAGATCGAAGGAAAATTTACCATTTATGTTacaatactttatataataatttacacGTCATATTTTGTGTGTATTAAATCTTCTGTcatatcagtattttttgtCTTAATATTATACAAACAAGGCTCcctgttgaaggctgtactttaacctatcatggtttactttttacattgtaatttggatggagagttgtctcaatggcactcacaccacatcttcctatatctaaaaaatataaatcaatggaaaaatggaaaatttaaagaaaaaaaacccacttatAATGACCTCAAGTAATtgtttggaaactagaaaaatgtttCACGGTTTTGGCACCTTTTTGACCCCTAATTTCTAAACGTTTGATGCAATTACCCCCAATTTAATCCCAGCCTTCCCGTTGTGTTGTGATAATTTGCAATAACATTTCAGAAAGATCTATACTCCAAAACACTATAGTATAATagtcatttccattctcaattttatgatagtCCCagataataatgaaataaagaaactgttcaaatgaattttaaagatttcatttctatttctattgTAAATGCTTAACTATAGTATAGGAATAAAAACTGTTTTGTCCTTGCAAAAAACTTTCCATTTCCAGCATGAAAGTTTTTGTCTCagttaagggggctcgcgggtctaaatcaactttttttcctaatataggattttgctatttttttctatgatttaactttatcttatatacctaatagaaatataaaataaaaatatggggtcACCATTCATATATACGCTCACAATCTTCCTcagaaagaagcatacatttttgttaatgtcctttttttctgttgaactaatagga
It contains:
- the LOC134683497 gene encoding uncharacterized protein LOC134683497 translates to MIGILCIVREFVDLVGLCPYGPSVRPCVEPEMSPQVQGMCRDVPSPVVESPELPRAADPEQCLVEAPCVALFSAMPFEVEVISTLDDTVENDTAVFEEKEEHELVFDTDDADLFSTWDQEQQQADEWWEDLERRVIEVSDEVEALSEDYSEVKQRLESDDETLQMFGANLESEGRNLQMQYVISRVLPCCGPLDLEEGVGDVEELSLEDDEVFTDEQDRVVIWDEEGRAAMRRVWFRRHFMKSHCLNGFWRTFRGYSLRCRMFQLSIVCR